A genomic stretch from Pontivivens ytuae includes:
- a CDS encoding extensin family protein, giving the protein MRWLRRIAALGLLVLAGFGGWTLVVHPQTPLPRWWNPIEPLVLTDPVTPVTSWKIGRAVRDGATCRATLRPGAAFEALSDIEVSDVCHIRDRVRLTRVGDAELRPVETTCETALRLAMWERHTLQPLVEAEFGERVTTIRHQSSYNCRTIRGSSTRMSTHATADAIDVAGFTLEDGRQIELIEDWEDTSFWQGLRNGGCRWFGTVLGPDYNALHADHFHMQNRGGFCR; this is encoded by the coding sequence ATGCGCTGGCTGCGCCGCATCGCGGCGCTCGGCTTGCTGGTCCTGGCAGGCTTCGGCGGGTGGACCCTTGTGGTTCATCCGCAGACGCCATTGCCACGCTGGTGGAACCCGATCGAGCCGCTGGTGCTGACCGATCCGGTCACGCCCGTCACCTCGTGGAAGATCGGGCGGGCGGTGCGCGATGGCGCGACCTGCAGGGCGACGCTGCGGCCCGGTGCGGCGTTCGAGGCGTTGTCCGACATCGAGGTCTCCGACGTCTGCCATATCCGCGACCGGGTGCGGCTCACCCGCGTGGGCGATGCGGAGCTGCGCCCGGTGGAGACGACCTGCGAGACCGCGCTGCGGCTGGCGATGTGGGAGCGGCACACGCTCCAGCCCCTCGTCGAGGCGGAGTTCGGGGAGCGGGTGACGACGATCCGCCACCAGTCGAGCTACAACTGCCGCACGATCCGCGGCAGCTCCACCCGCATGAGCACCCATGCAACGGCGGACGCGATCGACGTCGCAGGCTTCACGCTGGAGGATGGCCGCCAGATCGAGCTGATCGAGGACTGGGAGGATACGTCCTTCTGGCAGGGTCTGCGCAATGGCGGCTGCCGGTGGTTCGGAACGGTGCTCGGCCCCGATTACAACGCGCTGCATGCCGACCATTTCCACATGCAGAACCGCGGCGGATTCTGCCGCTAG
- the ahcY gene encoding adenosylhomocysteinase → MAKDYVVKDIELADYGRKELDIAETEMPGLMALRAEYGESKPLKGARIVGSLHMTIQTAVLIETLVELGADVRWASCNIFSTQDHAAAAIAAGNVPVFAVKGQSLEEHWDYLDRSFQFPEGANMILDDGGDATLYVLLGARAEAGEDLGIPTSEEEEVIHAQIKKRMEQSPGWFTKTRDAIKGVSEETTTGVHRLYDLVKKGQLPFPAINVNDSVTKSKFDNKYGCKESLVDGIRRATDTMMAGKVAVVMGYGDVGKGSAASLRGAGARVKVTEVDPICALQAAMDGFEVVLLEDALETADIFITTTGNKDVIRIEHMRAMKDMAIVGNIGHFDNEIQVAALKNHKWTKIKDQVDMIEMPSGNRIILLSEGRLLNLGNATGHPSFVMSASFTNQVLAQIELWTKGDEYENKVYILPKHLDEKVARLHLDRIGVKLTRLDKEQADYIGVTPEGPFKPEHYRY, encoded by the coding sequence ATGGCCAAGGATTACGTCGTCAAGGACATCGAGCTTGCGGATTACGGCCGCAAGGAGCTGGACATCGCCGAGACCGAAATGCCGGGCCTGATGGCGCTGCGGGCAGAGTATGGCGAGAGCAAACCTCTCAAGGGCGCGCGCATCGTCGGATCGCTGCACATGACGATCCAGACCGCCGTGCTGATCGAGACGCTGGTGGAGCTGGGTGCGGATGTGCGCTGGGCCTCCTGCAACATCTTCTCGACCCAGGATCATGCGGCGGCGGCGATCGCGGCGGGCAACGTTCCGGTCTTTGCCGTGAAGGGCCAGTCGCTGGAGGAGCACTGGGACTACCTCGACCGCTCCTTCCAGTTCCCCGAAGGCGCAAACATGATCCTCGACGACGGGGGCGACGCGACCCTCTACGTCCTGCTCGGCGCACGGGCCGAGGCTGGTGAGGATTTGGGTATCCCGACCTCTGAGGAGGAGGAAGTGATCCACGCACAGATCAAAAAGCGGATGGAGCAGTCCCCGGGCTGGTTCACCAAAACGCGCGACGCGATCAAGGGTGTCTCGGAGGAGACCACGACCGGCGTGCACCGCCTCTATGATCTCGTGAAGAAGGGCCAGCTCCCCTTCCCGGCGATCAACGTGAACGACAGCGTCACCAAGTCGAAGTTCGACAACAAGTACGGCTGCAAGGAGTCGCTGGTCGACGGCATCCGCCGCGCGACCGACACGATGATGGCCGGCAAGGTCGCGGTCGTGATGGGCTATGGCGACGTGGGCAAAGGCTCCGCCGCCTCGCTGCGCGGCGCTGGTGCACGGGTCAAGGTGACGGAAGTCGATCCGATCTGCGCGCTTCAAGCCGCCATGGACGGCTTCGAGGTCGTTCTTCTGGAGGACGCGCTGGAGACGGCCGACATCTTCATCACCACCACCGGCAACAAGGACGTGATCCGCATCGAGCACATGCGCGCGATGAAGGACATGGCGATCGTTGGCAACATCGGCCACTTCGACAACGAGATCCAGGTCGCCGCCCTCAAGAACCACAAGTGGACCAAGATCAAGGATCAGGTGGACATGATCGAGATGCCCTCGGGCAACCGGATCATCCTGCTGTCCGAAGGCCGCCTGCTGAACCTAGGCAACGCGACCGGCCACCCGTCCTTCGTGATGTCCGCGTCCTTCACCAACCAGGTGCTGGCGCAGATCGAGCTGTGGACCAAGGGCGACGAGTACGAGAACAAGGTCTACATCCTGCCCAAGCACCTCGATGAGAAGGTGGCGCGCCTGCATCTCGACCGAATCGGGGTGAAGCTCACCCGGCTCGACAAGGAGCAGGCGGACTATATCGGCGTGACGCCGGAGGGGCCGTTCAAGCCCGAGCACTACCGCTACTAG
- a CDS encoding YceI family protein, whose protein sequence is MLKALITAAALTTAPLALSAADWTLDSEASTVGFVTVKEGEIAEAHSFDDLTGTVAEGGEATVSIPLASVETLIDIRNERMREILFDVANFPEATVSAEIDLAAYESLGEGERTQDDITITVATNDHEATYDATVNVTRIGADRVAVSTARPVLTDARDFGYGDGVAQLREIAGLEAISPAVPVNFDLVFDR, encoded by the coding sequence ATGCTCAAGGCTTTGATCACTGCCGCGGCCCTCACCACCGCGCCGCTTGCCCTGTCCGCCGCCGACTGGACCCTCGATTCGGAGGCCTCCACCGTCGGTTTCGTCACGGTGAAGGAGGGCGAGATTGCCGAGGCGCACAGTTTCGACGACCTCACCGGCACCGTGGCGGAGGGTGGCGAGGCGACCGTCAGCATCCCGCTGGCCTCCGTCGAGACGCTGATCGATATCCGGAACGAGCGGATGCGGGAGATCCTGTTCGACGTCGCGAACTTCCCCGAAGCCACCGTGAGCGCCGAGATCGACCTGGCTGCCTACGAAAGCCTCGGAGAAGGCGAGCGGACGCAGGACGACATCACCATCACCGTGGCCACGAACGATCACGAGGCGACCTATGATGCGACCGTCAACGTGACGCGCATTGGAGCGGATCGCGTTGCCGTGTCGACCGCGCGGCCCGTGCTCACCGACGCGCGCGACTTCGGCTATGGCGACGGCGTCGCGCAGTTGCGGGAGATTGCGGGGCTCGAGGCGATCTCCCCGGCCGTCCCAGTCAATTTCGACCTCGTCTTCGACCGCTGA
- a CDS encoding HD domain-containing protein has protein sequence MSQAPRAWQRMLSGRRLDLLDPSPLDVEIEDIAHGLAFVARWNGQTQGEWPYSVAEHSLLVDDIHAAICPKAPVKWRLAALLHDAPEYVIGDMISPVKSAVGPGYKAMDVRLTEAIHIRFGLPPELPATVKKQIKRADRISAWAEAVQIAGFTPEEANRFFGAPRHKGIAGIEIAPRPPMEVKAQFLARFAAHMEQL, from the coding sequence ATGTCGCAAGCGCCACGCGCATGGCAAAGGATGCTCTCGGGCCGGCGGCTCGACCTGCTCGACCCGTCGCCGCTCGACGTGGAGATCGAGGACATCGCCCATGGCCTCGCCTTCGTCGCGCGCTGGAACGGGCAGACGCAAGGCGAATGGCCCTATTCGGTGGCCGAGCACTCGCTGTTGGTCGACGACATCCACGCCGCGATCTGCCCGAAGGCACCGGTGAAATGGCGCTTGGCGGCCCTGTTGCATGACGCCCCGGAGTACGTCATCGGCGACATGATCTCTCCGGTGAAATCGGCGGTGGGGCCGGGCTACAAGGCGATGGACGTGCGGCTGACCGAGGCGATCCACATCCGCTTCGGCCTGCCGCCGGAGCTGCCCGCAACGGTGAAGAAGCAGATCAAGCGCGCCGACCGGATCTCCGCCTGGGCCGAGGCGGTGCAGATCGCGGGCTTCACGCCGGAGGAGGCCAACCGCTTCTTCGGCGCGCCCCGCCACAAGGGTATCGCCGGGATCGAGATCGCACCCCGTCCGCCGATGGAGGTCAAGGCGCAATTCCTCGCCCGCTTCGCCGCCCATATGGAGCAGTTGTGA
- a CDS encoding NUDIX hydrolase — protein sequence MTRPIRVELTAVLVGVIEAEGRAVPHVLTLPGPDLPSRPFDPDRHRTLELSLRDWVESDTGHPLAHVEQLYTFGDRARDAEGEREHTVSIGYLALVPGRERLEGQDWRPWSQFFPWEDRRAGSPPVTTPIEEALRSWADTPRRQDRARLSWGLDGQPWRDELVLERYELLYEARLVPEYPRDRGRDVPPDLPATGRPLPRDHRRILATGIGRLRAKLKYRPVLFELMRETFTLFELQSVAEAVSGQTLHKQNFRRMMTQSGLIEPTGAQTARRGGRPASEYRFAAEAEWERRVSPVRFGGARAR from the coding sequence GTGACCCGCCCGATCCGCGTCGAGCTGACCGCGGTGCTGGTCGGCGTGATCGAGGCGGAGGGCCGCGCCGTGCCGCATGTTTTGACGTTGCCGGGTCCCGACCTGCCGTCACGCCCCTTCGATCCGGACCGGCACCGTACGCTGGAGCTTAGCTTGCGCGACTGGGTGGAGAGCGACACCGGTCACCCGCTCGCCCATGTCGAACAGCTCTACACCTTCGGCGACCGTGCGCGGGATGCGGAGGGCGAGCGGGAGCACACCGTCTCCATCGGCTATCTCGCTCTGGTGCCCGGCCGAGAACGGCTTGAGGGGCAGGACTGGCGCCCCTGGTCGCAGTTCTTCCCGTGGGAAGACCGCCGCGCCGGCTCGCCCCCGGTCACGACCCCAATTGAGGAGGCGCTGCGAAGCTGGGCCGACACGCCCCGCCGCCAGGACCGCGCGCGCCTGAGCTGGGGCCTCGACGGTCAGCCCTGGCGCGACGAACTGGTGCTGGAGCGTTATGAGCTGCTCTACGAAGCGCGGCTGGTCCCCGAATACCCCCGCGACCGGGGCCGCGACGTCCCGCCGGACCTGCCCGCGACGGGTCGCCCCCTGCCCCGCGACCACCGCCGCATCCTCGCCACCGGCATCGGGCGGCTGCGCGCGAAACTGAAATACCGCCCCGTGCTCTTCGAACTGATGCGGGAGACGTTCACCCTCTTCGAACTGCAATCGGTGGCGGAGGCGGTCTCCGGCCAGACGCTGCATAAACAGAACTTCCGCCGGATGATGACGCAGTCGGGCCTCATCGAGCCCACCGGCGCCCAGACGGCCCGCCGCGGCGGCCGCCCGGCTTCGGAATACCGCTTCGCCGCCGAAGCGGAATGGGAGCGCCGCGTCAGCCCCGTCCGCTTCGGCGGCGCCCGCGCGCGCTGA
- the tdh gene encoding L-threonine 3-dehydrogenase, translated as MRALVKTNAAPGLTLRDEPRPTPGPGEVLIRPHKVSICGTDLHIHNWDAWAAKTVPVPNIIGHEFVGRVEQVGEGVTLVKPGDRVSGEGHVVCGVCRNCRAGREHLCIDTKGVGVNRAGCFADALVIPEHNVYPLPDNLPDEIASILDPLGNAVHTALSFDLAGEDVLITGAGPIGLMSAAICRHVGARHVVVTDLNEGRLKLAETMGASRGVRADADLRAVMGELGMREGFDVGLEMSGAPAALDAMIGTMNHGGHIGLLGIFARDVTLDLNRAIFKGLQIKGIYGREMFDTWHKAVAMLQSGLDVSPVITHRLPFEKFQSGFDALNAGDACKVILEM; from the coding sequence ATGCGCGCGCTCGTCAAGACCAACGCCGCCCCTGGCCTCACCCTGCGCGACGAGCCGCGCCCGACACCCGGACCCGGCGAGGTGCTGATCCGTCCGCACAAGGTCTCGATCTGCGGCACGGACCTCCACATTCATAACTGGGACGCCTGGGCCGCGAAGACCGTGCCGGTGCCCAACATCATCGGCCACGAATTCGTCGGCCGCGTGGAGCAGGTCGGCGAGGGCGTAACGCTCGTCAAACCCGGCGACCGCGTCTCCGGCGAGGGGCACGTGGTCTGCGGCGTCTGCCGCAACTGCCGTGCGGGGCGGGAGCATCTGTGCATTGACACCAAGGGCGTCGGCGTGAACCGAGCGGGCTGCTTTGCCGATGCGCTCGTGATCCCGGAGCACAACGTCTACCCCCTGCCCGACAACCTGCCAGACGAGATCGCGAGCATCCTCGACCCGCTCGGCAATGCGGTCCACACGGCGCTGAGCTTCGATCTGGCCGGCGAGGACGTGCTCATCACCGGTGCGGGTCCCATCGGTCTGATGTCCGCCGCCATCTGCCGCCATGTCGGCGCGCGCCACGTCGTCGTCACCGACCTCAACGAAGGCCGCCTGAAGCTGGCCGAGACGATGGGCGCGAGCCGGGGTGTCCGCGCCGACGCCGACCTGCGCGCCGTCATGGGCGAGCTCGGCATGCGCGAGGGCTTCGATGTGGGGCTCGAGATGTCGGGCGCGCCCGCGGCTCTCGACGCCATGATCGGTACCATGAACCATGGCGGGCATATCGGGCTCCTCGGCATCTTCGCGAGGGACGTGACGCTCGACCTGAACCGCGCGATCTTCAAGGGCCTGCAGATCAAGGGGATCTACGGGCGCGAGATGTTCGACACCTGGCACAAGGCGGTCGCGATGCTGCAATCGGGCCTCGACGTCTCGCCGGTGATCACCCACCGCCTGCCCTTCGAGAAGTTCCAGTCCGGCTTCGACGCGCTGAACGCCGGCGACGCCTGCAAGGTCATCCTGGAGATGTAG
- a CDS encoding glycine C-acetyltransferase, giving the protein MSTALAEAAQTELDAIEAEGLTKSERRITSPQSAHITANGRPLLNLCANNYLGLADHPKLLDAAREALETHGFGMASVRFICGTQDLHKQLEARLASFLGMEDCILFPSCFDANGGLFEPLLGPEDAIISDALNHASIIDGVRLCKAQRFRYASNDMAALEEQLIAAKDARLKVIVTDGVFSMDGIIADLPGICDLAEKYGATVVVDDCHATGFLGQRGAGTPEATGTEGRVHILTGTLGKALGGASGGYVAGPKPIVELLRQRARPYLFSNAVAPAICAASLAALDLVENAHDLRAQLERNAQRFRAGMTDAGFELIPGHHPIIPVMLHDAPLAARFAEALLDEGLYVIAFSYPVVPKGQARIRTQMSAAHSDADINTAIAAFTKVGRDLGVI; this is encoded by the coding sequence ATGTCCACCGCCCTCGCTGAGGCCGCCCAGACCGAACTTGATGCAATTGAAGCAGAGGGTTTGACGAAATCCGAGCGTCGGATCACCTCGCCCCAGTCAGCGCACATCACCGCCAATGGCCGCCCGCTCCTCAACCTATGCGCCAACAACTATCTGGGGCTCGCCGACCATCCGAAACTGCTCGACGCGGCACGCGAAGCACTGGAAACGCACGGCTTCGGCATGGCCTCCGTCCGCTTCATCTGCGGCACGCAGGACCTTCACAAGCAATTGGAAGCGCGGCTCGCTTCGTTCCTGGGAATGGAGGACTGCATCCTCTTCCCGTCCTGCTTCGATGCCAATGGCGGCCTCTTCGAACCCCTTCTGGGCCCGGAGGACGCAATCATTTCCGACGCCCTTAATCATGCGTCAATCATTGACGGGGTACGTTTGTGCAAGGCGCAGCGGTTCCGCTACGCCAGCAACGACATGGCCGCGCTGGAGGAGCAGCTCATCGCCGCGAAGGATGCGCGGCTCAAGGTGATCGTGACGGACGGCGTGTTCTCAATGGACGGCATCATCGCGGACCTGCCGGGCATCTGCGATCTGGCGGAGAAGTACGGCGCTACGGTCGTTGTCGACGACTGCCACGCCACGGGTTTCCTGGGGCAACGTGGTGCGGGCACGCCGGAGGCGACGGGCACCGAGGGCCGCGTCCACATCCTGACCGGCACGCTCGGCAAGGCCCTCGGCGGCGCTTCGGGCGGTTACGTCGCTGGCCCGAAACCGATCGTGGAACTACTGCGCCAGCGCGCGCGGCCTTACCTCTTCTCCAATGCCGTCGCTCCGGCGATCTGTGCCGCCTCGCTCGCCGCACTCGATCTGGTGGAGAACGCCCACGACCTGCGCGCGCAACTGGAGCGCAACGCCCAACGCTTCCGCGCCGGAATGACCGATGCCGGGTTCGAGCTGATCCCCGGCCACCATCCGATCATCCCGGTCATGCTGCACGATGCGCCCCTCGCCGCCCGTTTCGCCGAGGCGCTGTTGGACGAAGGGCTCTACGTCATCGCCTTCTCCTACCCCGTCGTGCCGAAGGGGCAGGCCCGCATCCGCACGCAGATGTCCGCGGCCCACAGCGACGCCGACATCAACACCGCCATCGCTGCCTTCACCAAGGTCGGCCGTGACCTCGGTGTGATCTGA
- a CDS encoding helix-turn-helix domain-containing protein: MTTPPRLGQIVRAARAAQSLTLAQVSERSGVSRSMLSAIERDVVNPTFSVVWALCQALDIDLASLEPRPPEAGITHQRAFETPARTSEDGLCEIRMLSPRRSTLSVEWHELRFAPGGALVSAAHAAGTVEHLTCLDGTLSVETAAGVATAGPGDTLRYAADTDHAIRADHEGARALLLVMLPA, encoded by the coding sequence ATGACGACACCACCTCGCCTCGGCCAGATCGTCCGCGCAGCCCGGGCCGCTCAGAGCCTCACCCTCGCCCAAGTCAGCGAGCGCTCCGGCGTCTCCCGCTCCATGCTCTCGGCCATCGAGCGCGACGTGGTGAACCCCACCTTCTCCGTCGTGTGGGCGCTCTGCCAGGCGCTCGACATCGACCTCGCCTCGCTCGAGCCGCGCCCGCCCGAAGCAGGCATCACCCACCAGCGCGCGTTCGAGACGCCGGCACGCACCAGCGAGGATGGGCTCTGCGAGATCCGCATGCTCTCGCCCCGCCGCTCCACCCTCTCGGTCGAATGGCACGAGCTGCGCTTCGCACCGGGTGGAGCGCTCGTGTCGGCGGCTCACGCAGCCGGCACCGTCGAGCACCTGACCTGCCTCGACGGCACGCTATCTGTCGAGACAGCCGCCGGGGTCGCGACCGCGGGGCCGGGCGACACGCTGCGCTATGCCGCCGATACCGACCATGCGATCCGCGCCGATCACGAAGGCGCGCGCGCCCTGCTCCTGGTCATGCTTCCCGCGTGA